The following proteins are co-located in the Trichormus variabilis 0441 genome:
- a CDS encoding LysR family transcriptional regulator, with translation MRLEQLQAFLAIAETGSFQKAAGKCGVTQSTISRQIQSLEADLGLELFHRTNHAKLTLGGERLLPRARKICLEWETATQELGDLIAGKQPELCIAAIHSLCGSYLPPVLQKFCRDYPEVQLRVTSLGSDRALKVLKDGLVDLAIVMNNRFLTTGRDMVVEVLYDEPIELLTAANHPLAEYERVPWSELVRYPQVVFKDGYGMQRLVQEKFERLEATLQAALEVNTLDAFRGVVRQGELIALLPTSALVEARLDPTLAVRPLANSALPENSGLTRRVVMVTTQDRLQIPPIKHFWQLVRENIPPVVERQRSAS, from the coding sequence ATGCGACTAGAGCAGTTGCAAGCTTTTTTGGCGATCGCGGAAACTGGCAGCTTTCAAAAAGCTGCTGGTAAATGTGGTGTCACCCAATCGACAATTAGTCGTCAAATCCAGTCATTAGAAGCTGATTTGGGTTTAGAACTGTTTCACAGAACAAATCATGCCAAGCTAACCTTGGGTGGTGAGCGTTTGTTACCGCGCGCCCGCAAAATTTGCCTGGAGTGGGAAACTGCTACACAGGAGTTAGGAGATTTAATCGCCGGTAAGCAGCCAGAATTGTGTATTGCGGCGATTCATTCCCTATGTGGTTCTTATTTACCACCAGTGTTACAAAAATTTTGCCGTGATTATCCAGAAGTACAATTACGGGTAACATCCTTAGGTAGCGATCGCGCACTCAAAGTCCTCAAAGATGGCTTGGTAGATTTGGCAATTGTCATGAATAATCGCTTCCTCACCACTGGTAGGGATATGGTGGTGGAAGTCCTTTATGATGAACCGATAGAACTCTTAACCGCAGCCAATCATCCCTTAGCGGAATATGAGCGCGTCCCTTGGTCGGAGTTGGTACGTTATCCCCAGGTGGTTTTTAAAGATGGCTATGGGATGCAACGCCTAGTGCAGGAAAAATTTGAGCGATTGGAAGCCACCCTACAAGCGGCTTTAGAAGTCAACACCCTAGATGCGTTCCGAGGAGTTGTGCGCCAAGGGGAATTAATTGCTTTGCTTCCTACTTCCGCATTAGTAGAAGCGCGCCTTGACCCCACCTTAGCAGTGCGTCCCCTAGCTAATAGTGCATTACCGGAAAATTCTGGCTTAACGCGTCGAGTAGTTATGGTCACAACTCAAGACCGTCTACAAATTCCTCCTATCAAACATTTTTGGCAACTAGTGAGAGAAAATATTCCGCCAGTAGTTGAGCGGCAGCGATCGGCATCGTAG
- a CDS encoding iron uptake porin yields the protein MAKYLLASAGGAGFLWLFCGLFPVQAITNLNNSDKNLEIAQNNINHKNIDSLVSQELTQKDLTSSNQPQKSENLDSDNTINSLPLIIQESTNSSPPSDQLAQVTSVSQLSDVQPTDWAFGALQSLVERYGCIAGYPNLTYRGNRAMTRYEFAAGLNACLDRINELIATATADLVKKEDLATLQKLQEQFAAELATLRGRVDALEARTTELEANQFSTTTKLNGEAIIAAIGATGGAPGSNDSNLILVNRVRLNLTTSFTGKDLLITGLQAYNFLGGATGEGSVQNSLGLGSPILSSSSARTSFEPQFPGLNVKNLSSVGANSLELYKLLYIFPVADKLTLFVGTAAETSDAFPAITPFYGEGQESISRFAGLNPVVRVSGGTSGSGLASAAGFIYSISPNLDFRALYGSVNANLPQKSPTEALPGVSTTPLGAGFFSGSSVIAAQLTFKPSRDIDIGLNYANSYHEINILGTGLISGDIGALSGVSPGTPVKLNSFGGTVTWRFSPKVALSGYGAALFVDDSANNVDASTTFTSWMAGVHFKDLFKSGNNGGIIFGQPLYRTDASGAAVLGSNRATPYHLEAYYRVRVSDNISITPGAFILFNPEGDSRNETTTVGVLRTTFTF from the coding sequence ATGGCAAAATATCTACTAGCCTCTGCTGGTGGAGCAGGTTTTTTATGGTTATTTTGTGGATTATTTCCTGTACAAGCCATTACCAATTTAAATAATTCAGATAAAAATCTCGAAATTGCTCAAAATAATATCAACCATAAAAATATTGATTCTCTTGTATCTCAGGAATTAACCCAAAAAGATTTAACCTCAAGTAATCAACCACAAAAAAGTGAAAATTTAGACTCAGATAACACTATTAATTCTTTACCATTAATCATACAAGAATCCACAAATTCATCTCCACCATCAGACCAATTGGCCCAAGTCACATCTGTATCCCAATTATCTGATGTACAACCTACTGATTGGGCATTTGGCGCATTACAATCCTTGGTGGAGCGCTATGGTTGTATAGCGGGTTATCCCAATCTTACCTACCGTGGTAATCGGGCGATGACTCGCTATGAATTTGCGGCTGGCTTAAATGCGTGTCTTGATAGAATCAACGAATTAATTGCTACAGCAACTGCTGATTTAGTCAAAAAAGAAGATTTAGCAACCCTGCAAAAACTGCAAGAACAATTTGCGGCGGAATTGGCAACCTTGCGGGGTCGAGTAGATGCCCTAGAAGCGCGTACCACAGAACTAGAAGCAAATCAGTTTTCTACTACCACCAAACTCAATGGTGAAGCAATTATTGCCGCTATTGGTGCGACAGGCGGCGCTCCTGGAAGCAATGATTCTAATCTCATTCTCGTCAATAGAGTGCGGTTAAATCTGACTACTAGCTTTACAGGCAAAGATTTATTAATTACTGGTCTGCAAGCTTACAACTTTTTAGGTGGAGCTACGGGCGAAGGTAGTGTGCAAAATAGCTTAGGACTAGGTTCGCCCATACTAAGTTCTAGTAGCGCTCGTACTAGTTTTGAACCACAGTTTCCTGGTCTTAATGTCAAGAATTTGTCCAGCGTTGGGGCGAATAGTTTAGAGCTTTACAAGTTGTTGTATATTTTTCCCGTCGCTGATAAATTGACTTTATTTGTGGGAACTGCGGCGGAAACATCAGATGCTTTCCCTGCAATTACACCTTTTTACGGCGAGGGACAAGAATCAATTTCTCGTTTTGCAGGTTTGAATCCAGTAGTACGAGTTTCTGGTGGAACTTCTGGTTCTGGTTTAGCATCGGCGGCGGGATTTATTTATAGCATTTCCCCAAATTTGGATTTCCGAGCTTTATATGGCAGTGTTAATGCCAACCTTCCTCAAAAATCTCCAACTGAAGCGCTACCAGGAGTATCTACTACACCTTTAGGTGCAGGGTTCTTTAGTGGTAGTAGCGTTATTGCTGCACAGTTAACCTTCAAGCCCAGCCGTGACATTGATATTGGTCTAAACTATGCCAACAGCTACCACGAAATTAATATTTTAGGTACAGGATTAATTAGCGGTGACATCGGTGCTTTATCTGGTGTTTCTCCTGGCACACCAGTGAAACTCAACTCTTTTGGGGGTACTGTAACATGGCGATTTTCTCCTAAAGTAGCCTTGTCCGGCTATGGTGCAGCACTGTTTGTTGATGATTCTGCTAATAACGTTGATGCTTCCACCACTTTTACAAGTTGGATGGCGGGAGTTCACTTCAAAGATTTATTCAAATCTGGGAATAATGGAGGGATTATTTTTGGTCAGCCACTTTACCGTACTGATGCTAGCGGTGCGGCTGTACTTGGTTCAAATCGCGCTACGCCTTACCATTTAGAAGCATATTATCGCGTCAGGGTCAGCGATAACATCAGTATTACTCCTGGTGCATTTATTTTGTTTAACCCAGAAGGTGACAGCCGAAATGAAACGACAACTGTAGGTGTACTGCGAACTACTTTTACCTTTTAA